From one Coriobacteriia bacterium genomic stretch:
- a CDS encoding acyltransferase family protein, translating into MGNARLGDEGLMYRINDRLAEWLLRFLNEFRRFYHRAEIRFAERLPASGGALIVSNHGRMDVEYLLLAGMVCRSSGRVARIMVHHIWYRYPIIPRILALVGAVRGTRENAVRHLSAGEMVLTYPGGVTEILSSRHGHEHIDWQNRTGFAHVAIATGVPVIPIVGVGVNDGLHFLTSGRLFGKFWFQKILRIGPAHAEHRDPLAIGLLPIPLPFSIAIHFPLPVKVRYFVGEPIYPVSAEGTPEDEDSFAQHVEDAMRALIEEYGRPQTDVSPACRIANLTLPATQR; encoded by the coding sequence GCGCTTCCTGAATGAATTCAGGCGGTTCTACCACCGCGCGGAGATCAGATTCGCCGAGAGGCTGCCAGCCAGCGGCGGAGCTCTGATCGTCAGCAACCACGGGCGCATGGACGTCGAATACCTGCTGCTTGCCGGGATGGTCTGCCGGTCTTCGGGGCGCGTGGCACGCATCATGGTCCATCACATCTGGTACCGGTACCCGATCATCCCCCGCATTTTGGCGCTGGTCGGAGCGGTTCGCGGTACGCGGGAGAACGCGGTGCGTCACCTCAGCGCCGGCGAAATGGTGCTCACGTACCCGGGTGGGGTCACCGAGATCCTGAGCAGCCGACACGGCCATGAGCACATTGACTGGCAGAATCGAACCGGCTTTGCCCACGTCGCGATAGCGACCGGCGTGCCGGTGATCCCGATCGTTGGCGTGGGCGTCAACGACGGGCTTCACTTCCTGACCAGCGGCCGGCTGTTTGGAAAGTTCTGGTTCCAGAAGATACTGCGAATCGGACCCGCGCACGCCGAGCACAGAGACCCGTTGGCGATCGGCCTACTACCAATCCCCCTGCCGTTCTCAATCGCGATTCACTTCCCACTTCCAGTCAAAGTGCGCTACTTTGTTGGCGAGCCCATCTACCCCGTCAGCGCCGAGGGGACGCCGGAAGACGAGGACTCGTTTGCGCAGCATGTCGAGGATGCGATGCGGGCACTTATCGAGGAGTACGGTCGGCCTCAGACCGACGTCTCGCCCGCGTGCAGAATCGCCAACCTTACGCTTCCCGCCACTCAGCGGTAG